Genomic segment of Deinococcus seoulensis:
AAGCGGAGCGGGATTGATGTGTTTGATGCCTTGCTTGCGCATGGCTGTACTCATTGAGTACCGTGTTGACTTCATCCCCGAAGGGACTTCGGTCGGTTTTTGCGACTCTGGAGAACACCGGGGTGGTGTTCCGTTCGCACAGCCCTGTCGGACTGTCCTGTTCTCACATCTCTTCGCCTGTCATGCTTCCCGCCTCGCTTGAGGCTCAGAAAAGATACAGGCCAGCGCCGCATCTGTCAACACCCCTGCCTCCATGCTCGCTTCAGACAGGGACCGCAGGGTGCAGGCAGCGGGTGCGGGAATGATCAGCCCGGACCGCCTCTCCCCTGTTGCTGTTGCCCCGCTGCTGTTGCCGTGCTGCTGCGCGGCCGGGTGAACAGACCAATCCGCACTGCCTTCCCTGCACTGCCTTCCTCACACTTCCTTTGCTGCATCCCGTTCCCCCTCCCCTCACCTCCGTATACTGTTCTCTTGGTATACGAACCCGCCCCCCGCTCAACGGGTCGCGGCGGAAGGGAGGCACGTCCATGCAGGAACTACTGGAAAAACTGGCGTCGCTCCGGGAGTACCTTTGACATTCCCGGCAAAGCACGCAAACTGAACGAACTGGACCGCGAACTCAGCGATCCCGAACTGTGGAACAACGCGGCCCGCGCCCGGCAGGTCACGCAGGAAGCCGGAACGGTCCGCCGGATCGTCGAGGGATACACCAGCCTGGAATCCGACGCGCAGGGCCTGAGCGAGATGCTGGAGATGGCCGACGCCGACGAGCGCGAGATGCTGGCCGAGGAACAGGCGAGCATTCAGGCGCGCGTGGACGACCTGTACCGCGAGACGCTGTTCACCATGAAGCACGCCGAGACGTCCGCCATCGTGCGCGTCAAGAGCGGCGCCGGCGGCACGGAAAGCATGGACTGGGCCGGAATGCTGACCCGCATGTTCATGCGCTGGGCCGAGCGGCGCGGCTACAAGGTCGACCTGATCGACCAGGTGGACGGCGAGCAGGCAGGCGTGATCAGCAGCGAGTTCATCATCCGGGGCGACAAGGCCTTCGGGATGATGCTGCCCGAACACGGCGTTCACCGGCTGGTGCGCGTGTCGCCGTTCGACAGCAACAACCGCCGTCACACGTCGTTCGCGTCGGTGGACGTGGTGCCGGAAGTGCCGGAAGAAGAGATCAACATTCACATTCCGGACAGCGACCTGCGCCGCGACGTGTTCCGCTCGCAGGGTGCCGGTGGTCAGGGCGTGAACACGACCGACTCGGCCGTGCGCCTGACCCACCTTCCGACCGGTCTGGCCGTCGCGTCGCAGCAGACGCGCTCGCAGATCAAGAACCACGAGATCGCCCTGCAGATCCTCAAGCAGCGTCTGT
This window contains:
- the prfB gene encoding peptide chain release factor 2 (programmed frameshift), translating into MQELLEKLASLREYLDIPGKARKLNELDRELSDPELWNNAARARQVTQEAGTVRRIVEGYTSLESDAQGLSEMLEMADADEREMLAEEQASIQARVDDLYRETLFTMKHAETSAIVRVKSGAGGTESMDWAGMLTRMFMRWAERRGYKVDLIDQVDGEQAGVISSEFIIRGDKAFGMMLPEHGVHRLVRVSPFDSNNRRHTSFASVDVVPEVPEEEINIHIPDSDLRRDVFRSQGAGGQGVNTTDSAVRLTHLPTGLAVASQQTRSQIKNHEIALQILKQRLYDIEVKKREDEEAKARGEQKKIEWGSQIRSYVLDKQYIKDHRTGLMKHNPADVLDGDLDDLMWAGLEWLAGKRVAEEDSGDE